TAAGGGCGGCACCATTGTTTTATCTATAGATAAAAAAATTCAGTTTTTCAGCGAACAGGCCCTGGAACGGGCCGTAAAAAAACACCGGGGCAAATCAGGAACGGCCATTGTGATGCAGCCTGCCACGGGTGAACTGCTTGCCGTGGCCCACTACCCGGAATTCAACCCCAACAACTATGGCGATTTCAGCCGGAGCCGATACAGAAACAGGGCGGTGGCAGACACATTTGAGCCCGGTTCCATCATGAAGGTGATCACTGTAGCCTCAGCCATTGAAAGGGGCATGGCCCCCAAAACCATTATTAATTGTGAGAACGGCAATTACCGCGTTGGCAGATCCGTGATCCATGACACCCATCCCCATAATTACCTGACCCCGGGACAGATTATAAAATTCTCCTCGAACATCGGAGCGGCAAAAATTGCCCAGGACATCGGCCCCAAAGCCATGCACTATTACCTGAAGGCCTTTGGATTCGGTACAAAAACCGGCATTGACTGCCCGGCAGAAAGATCGGGCGTTATTCTGCCGTTAAAGCGCTGGACAAGCATTGATGCCGTGGCCATGTCCTTTGGCCAGGGTATGTCGGTGACGGCGCTCCAGCTCGTCAGCGCCGTATCAGCCATCGCCAATGGGGGCAAATTAATGAAACCGTTGCTGGTCAAAAAGGTCCTTTCCAACACGGGTGAGGTTGTCCAGGACAATAAACCCTGCGTCGTCCGCCAGGTGATCTCCACAAAAACCGCAGACATTGTAAAAAAAATGATGGCCAGGGTGGTTCAGGAAGATGGGACCGGGACCAAGGCCGCCATCCCCGGCTACCGGATATGCGGCAAAACCAGCACCGCCCAGAAAGCAGCCAGAGGCAAAAAGGGATATTCAGATTCCAGGTTCACGTCTGCGTTTGCAGGCTTTGCACCCTTTGACAACCCGGCTTTGGCCATTCTGGTGGTGGTGGACGAGCCCAAACAAAATCATTACGGCGGCATTGTGGCGGCACCGGCGTTCAAGGATATCATGGCCCGGTCCTTTAACTATCTGAACATTGCCCCTAACACAGATATGATAGCAGCATTACCCCGGGAGGTGTCCCATGCAGTTGACTGAAATCCTGAACATAACTGAAGTCGTGCTCACACCTGATCAGGAACAGGCAGGTATCGGCGACACCTCCATCACCCATATTACCTGCGATTCCAGACAGGTGATACAGGGATCACTATTCATCGCTGTAGACGGCCACGCCGCAGACGGCCATGATTACATTGCCCAGGCATTTGAACAAGGCGCTGCATTGGTTCTGGCCCAAAGGATTCCCCTGGAACTGCCCAGGGAACAGGCCCTGCGGATTGTTTTATCAAAGGACACCCGTAAAGATACGGCCATTGCCGCTGCCAATTTTTTCGGTCATCCTTCCAGGGATCTAATCGTAGTGGGGGTCACCGGGACGAATGGTAAAACCAGTATTACCTGGCTTCTGGAACAAATTTACCAGACCTGCGGGATTACCTGCGGTGTCATCGGCACGGTGAATATCAGATATCCCGGCACGACCATTGACAACCCCGTCACCACCCCGGATGCGGTGTGCCTGCAAAAAACCATGCATGACATGAAACTTGCCGGCGTTACCCATGTCATCATGGAAGTGTCGTCCCACAGCCTGGACCAGCACCGGGTGGATGAATGTGAATTTAATGCGGCGGTTTTCACCAATCTCACCCAGGATCACCTGGATTACCATGACGGATTTGATGATTATTTTGCCTGCAAAAAAACCTTGTTCACCAACTACTTAGGTCCCTTTGAAGACGGAACCCGGGGCAAGGCCGTCATCAACATTGATAATGAGTATGGCACCCGGCTGGCAGACAGCCTTAACCCGCCTGTAATCCGGGTCAGTGCAGATCGTGACGCAGATATCCGGGCCATTGACATCACAGACGACATCCATGGTTTGAAAGGCACCCTGGATTTCACAGGCGTTAAAGCCCCCCTGACATCCGTGCTCACGGGCCATTTCAACCTGGAAAACATATTATGCGCGGCTGGTGCGGCGTTGACCACAGGTATCTGCCCGGAATCCATAGCCCGGGGTATTGCCGCCCTTGAACGGGTACCGGGCCGTCTTGAAAAATTGTCCACGGAACTGAACCGGCATATCTTTGTTGATTATGCCCACACCCCGGATGCCCTTGAATCCATCTTAAAAACCCTTTCCGGCCGCGCCCCTGCGCGACTGATTACAGTATTCGGCTGCGGCGGAGACCGGGACCGCACCAAACGCGCGCCCATGGGTGTCATTGCCTGCAGATACTCTGACATCGCTATTGTCTCATCGGACAACCCGCGGACCGAAGATCCGGAAGCTATTGTTGACGAAATTATAGAGGGCATTCGTGCCCAGGGGTTCCACCCCATTGATTTCTCCAGCCCGAATACCTGTGAAAAAGGATATATCCGAATAACCGACAGGGCCAAAGCCTTGGCCCTGGCCGTTCAGATTTCAAAACCCGGGGACATTATCGTGGCGGCAGGCAAGGGCCATGAAACCTACCAGATTACCAACAAAGGCACCATCCACTTTGATGACAAAGAACACTTAACCCAAGCCTGTACCAGCTTGTTAACGCCAAAGCCATGGGATCTTACGGATCTTTCCATGGCTCTTGGGTGTACCCCCGTCACTGTATCAGGACAAACAAGCAGCGAAGATGCCAAGGACGCGATTTTCAAAGGCATTGGGACTGATTCAAGAACCATCTCCTCTGATATGGTATTTCTGGCGTTGACAGGCGACCGGTTTGACGGGCACAGCTTCATTCCTAACCTAACAGAAAAAGGGGTTTCAGCGTTTGTTGTCAGACAGGGTTACATAGAAAACCTTGATTCAAGTCAAAAACGCCTGATAGACAAAACCCGCACCTGCTTTTTTGAAGTACCGGACACCCTGACTGCGTTAGGAACTCTGGCCCGGTATCACAGATTGCGCTCAAATGCGCGAATTGCAGCCCTGACAGGATCTAACGGAAAAACATCCACCCGGAAAATGGCCCAGGAAATTTTTGCACAGCACCATGACACCCTGGCCACCCAAGGGAACCTGAACAATGAAATCGGCCTGCCGCTGACCCTGCTCAGGCTGGCGGATATCCATGAATGGGCCGTGGTGGAGATGGGCATGAGCAATCCCGGCGAAATCGCCCGGCTTTCCGCCATTGCCCAACCAGATATTGCCATGGTCACCAACACCCATGGGTCTCACATGGAAGGTGTGGGTTCGCTGGATAATGTGGCCCGGGCCAAAGCAGAAATATTTAAAAGCCTTAACCCATCCGGCACAGCCATTATTTTTGCTGATGATCCAAGAGTTGATATCCTTGTTCAAGGCGCAAAAAAAGACGCCAACACAGCAAAATTAATGCTTTTTGGCACCCAACCCGACAGCGATGTACGTTTGTCAAAAATCAACCCCACAGACCATGACATTACTTTTTCTCTGACCATGGATGGACATACCCGCCAATATACTGTACCTTCTCCGGCTGATTTTATGGCCTTTAATGCCGCGGCAGCCGCAGCCCTGGCCAAGGCGGCAGGGATTAATGAGACAGACATTGCCCAGGGACTTGAACTGTTTGTCCCGGTCAAAGGCAGGATGCATGTAAGGCATCTTAGCAACGGCCTTCATCTTATTGATGATACCTACAATGCCAACCCCAGTTCCATGGATCAAGCCCTGAACGTGTTAAACCGGATGGCCGGAAGCAACCGGGCCATTGCCGTGCTTGGGGATATGCTGGAATTGGGAGATCAGACCCAGGAGCACCACCGGCAGGTAGGCCACCTGGCAGCATCGCTTTCACCGGCAAAACTTCTGCTGTTCGGCACCCAGGTCGCTCAAATCCGTGAAGGCGCTCTGGAAAAAGGATACCCTGAAACCAGAATCGTCATGGGCTCCAAACAACTGTTAGGGGAGACCCTTAAAAAATTAACGCAACACGAAACGTGGGTACTGATCAAAGGCTCTAGGGGAATGGCCATGGAGACACTGATTCCAGTACTTGAAGAAATTCCTGCTGAAAGGGCGGACTGATCCAATGTTTTACCAGTTTTTATACCCGTTACATGACCTTAATACCGTTTTCAATATTTTCCGGTATATCACCTTCCGCACCATATACGGGGGACTGACCGCCTTTATCATTTGCTTTGTCCTCGGCCCCTTTGTCATCCGGCGGCTGCAGATCATGCACTTTGGCCAGATCATTCAGACAGACGGTCCCCAGTCCCACTTAAAAAAACAGGGCACCCCCACCATGGGCGGCATCATGATCCTGTTTTCCATTTTTGTTTCCACCTTTTTATGGGGTAATTTCACCAACCACTATGTAAGCATACTGCTGCTGGTCACCCTGCTTTTCGGTGCCATCGGCTTTATTGACGACTACCTGTCGCTGACCAAAAAAACCAATATGGGTTTCACGGCAAAAAGCAAATTTCTTTTGCAGATTCTTTCGGGCCTGCTCATCGGCTTTCTGATCTTCAGCAGCCCGGACTTTAATGCCGTGCTCACGGTTCCGTTCTTCAAAAACGTGGCCTTTGATTTAGGTGTTTTTTACATCCCTTTTGCCTGCCTGGTCATTGTGGGTACATCTAACGCCGTGAACCTCACCGACGGCCTGGACGGCCTG
This window of the uncultured Desulfobacter sp. genome carries:
- a CDS encoding penicillin-binding protein 2 — its product is MTANPYEKLGLRILVIRCFLLLCLVGIIIRSFDIQILQGAALKKKAENTYVRRITIQGERGLILDRHLNKLGASIDAPNITADPTQIKNVRQTADQLVRILGGSRTKIEKQLSQKRRFALLASRVSPAKAEAVKKLNIVGIYTPDNSKRFYPNRRLAAQVIGFTGKEDHGLEGLEFSYNKVLEGQTLRIQEYRDGQGTVLDTEKNKRDELKGGTIVLSIDKKIQFFSEQALERAVKKHRGKSGTAIVMQPATGELLAVAHYPEFNPNNYGDFSRSRYRNRAVADTFEPGSIMKVITVASAIERGMAPKTIINCENGNYRVGRSVIHDTHPHNYLTPGQIIKFSSNIGAAKIAQDIGPKAMHYYLKAFGFGTKTGIDCPAERSGVILPLKRWTSIDAVAMSFGQGMSVTALQLVSAVSAIANGGKLMKPLLVKKVLSNTGEVVQDNKPCVVRQVISTKTADIVKKMMARVVQEDGTGTKAAIPGYRICGKTSTAQKAARGKKGYSDSRFTSAFAGFAPFDNPALAILVVVDEPKQNHYGGIVAAPAFKDIMARSFNYLNIAPNTDMIAALPREVSHAVD
- a CDS encoding UDP-N-acetylmuramoyl-L-alanyl-D-glutamate--2,6-diaminopimelate ligase, which encodes MQLTEILNITEVVLTPDQEQAGIGDTSITHITCDSRQVIQGSLFIAVDGHAADGHDYIAQAFEQGAALVLAQRIPLELPREQALRIVLSKDTRKDTAIAAANFFGHPSRDLIVVGVTGTNGKTSITWLLEQIYQTCGITCGVIGTVNIRYPGTTIDNPVTTPDAVCLQKTMHDMKLAGVTHVIMEVSSHSLDQHRVDECEFNAAVFTNLTQDHLDYHDGFDDYFACKKTLFTNYLGPFEDGTRGKAVINIDNEYGTRLADSLNPPVIRVSADRDADIRAIDITDDIHGLKGTLDFTGVKAPLTSVLTGHFNLENILCAAGAALTTGICPESIARGIAALERVPGRLEKLSTELNRHIFVDYAHTPDALESILKTLSGRAPARLITVFGCGGDRDRTKRAPMGVIACRYSDIAIVSSDNPRTEDPEAIVDEIIEGIRAQGFHPIDFSSPNTCEKGYIRITDRAKALALAVQISKPGDIIVAAGKGHETYQITNKGTIHFDDKEHLTQACTSLLTPKPWDLTDLSMALGCTPVTVSGQTSSEDAKDAIFKGIGTDSRTISSDMVFLALTGDRFDGHSFIPNLTEKGVSAFVVRQGYIENLDSSQKRLIDKTRTCFFEVPDTLTALGTLARYHRLRSNARIAALTGSNGKTSTRKMAQEIFAQHHDTLATQGNLNNEIGLPLTLLRLADIHEWAVVEMGMSNPGEIARLSAIAQPDIAMVTNTHGSHMEGVGSLDNVARAKAEIFKSLNPSGTAIIFADDPRVDILVQGAKKDANTAKLMLFGTQPDSDVRLSKINPTDHDITFSLTMDGHTRQYTVPSPADFMAFNAAAAAALAKAAGINETDIAQGLELFVPVKGRMHVRHLSNGLHLIDDTYNANPSSMDQALNVLNRMAGSNRAIAVLGDMLELGDQTQEHHRQVGHLAASLSPAKLLLFGTQVAQIREGALEKGYPETRIVMGSKQLLGETLKKLTQHETWVLIKGSRGMAMETLIPVLEEIPAERAD
- the mraY gene encoding phospho-N-acetylmuramoyl-pentapeptide-transferase; this encodes MFYQFLYPLHDLNTVFNIFRYITFRTIYGGLTAFIICFVLGPFVIRRLQIMHFGQIIQTDGPQSHLKKQGTPTMGGIMILFSIFVSTFLWGNFTNHYVSILLLVTLLFGAIGFIDDYLSLTKKTNMGFTAKSKFLLQILSGLLIGFLIFSSPDFNAVLTVPFFKNVAFDLGVFYIPFACLVIVGTSNAVNLTDGLDGLAIGPFIVASLTYMLFAYVAGHAEFAQYLHVRHIPAAGEVSVICGILAGAGMGFLWFNAHPAQIFMGDTGSIPLGAILGTIAVVTKQEIMLVLVGGLFVMEAGSVILQVAYFKITHGKRIFRMAPLHHHFELKGWHESKVIVRFWIISITLAALSLSTLKIR